In Xylanibacter ruminicola 23, a single genomic region encodes these proteins:
- a CDS encoding TonB-dependent receptor plug domain-containing protein yields the protein MKLGKQLAIGLSLLAIGANAQTDIWRADSLQEVVVTGTGTQHLLKDAPVQTEVISRRQLQQYAGKSIEDILSGLTASFDFSENDMSSRLQMNGLGNAYVLILIDGRRLHGDNGGENDLSLIDPHNIEKIEIVKGASSALYGSDAIAGVINIITRKHREQGVMVENTTRVGTYGDIRQHNGVALNYGKLSSYTNFQLQHSDGWQNTAEEAIQQTEYHITDSRNKTVNRHTNWQIAERLTYQLTPAIELYADGSIYWKRIYRPCGHHPGVDVKTWDLQYNNASASVGGKWKLNKTDVITLDADWKKHAYNYAYTDTTLTDGYVNGRFTNYFPYFPGDKELQSDQRLTNISLKGIFALPYEQQLSAGLEYRYDWLKAPMRVAGGKATDNTEALYVQDEWALLDPLHITGGLRLTRNEGFGTRLTPKLSAMLKLGDLRLRATWSQGYKTPTPKELHYQYIKNMNGVYLYLGNEDLKAQTSNYFGASVEYTIGHLTLTLAPYINKVDRMITLVTIPTKQAPGELITKYDPIRVRQYQNMEDAKTYGVDFTVRYQGKHFTAGGSYSYLDTEANQYDTENDVMQKVTIDGMAHHKANVYATWNHQFSKKYQLGVGIYGRLSSKRYYQIDGDGKGYQLWRLSTNHQIGRLLKVDAGIDNIFDFVDRTPHGLHLGTTSPGRTIYASLTLRFNQGKKLSNKFKSNFNYNNNETD from the coding sequence ATGAAACTAGGGAAGCAATTGGCAATAGGCCTGAGTTTGCTTGCTATTGGTGCAAATGCCCAGACCGACATTTGGCGTGCTGATAGTTTGCAGGAGGTGGTGGTGACAGGTACTGGTACGCAGCACCTGCTGAAAGATGCGCCCGTGCAGACCGAAGTAATCAGTCGCCGGCAGTTGCAGCAGTATGCCGGCAAGAGTATCGAGGATATCCTGTCGGGACTCACGGCATCGTTCGATTTCAGCGAGAACGATATGAGTAGCAGACTGCAGATGAATGGTCTGGGCAACGCGTATGTGCTGATACTGATAGACGGTAGGCGCCTGCATGGTGATAATGGTGGCGAGAACGACCTGAGTCTTATCGACCCGCATAATATCGAGAAGATAGAAATCGTGAAGGGTGCCTCGAGTGCCCTCTATGGCAGTGATGCGATAGCTGGTGTGATCAATATCATCACCCGCAAGCATCGCGAACAGGGCGTGATGGTGGAGAACACCACGCGCGTAGGCACTTATGGCGACATCAGGCAGCATAACGGCGTGGCGCTCAACTATGGTAAACTGTCGAGCTACACCAACTTCCAATTGCAGCACTCCGACGGTTGGCAGAACACCGCCGAGGAAGCTATCCAACAAACGGAATACCACATCACCGACTCGCGCAACAAGACGGTGAACCGGCATACCAACTGGCAGATAGCTGAGCGACTGACTTATCAGCTCACGCCTGCCATCGAACTCTATGCCGACGGTAGCATCTACTGGAAGCGCATCTATCGCCCCTGCGGTCATCATCCCGGTGTGGACGTGAAGACATGGGATCTGCAGTACAACAATGCGTCGGCGTCAGTAGGTGGTAAGTGGAAGCTGAACAAGACCGACGTGATTACGCTGGATGCCGACTGGAAGAAGCATGCCTATAACTACGCCTATACCGACACCACGCTGACGGATGGCTATGTGAACGGCCGTTTTACCAATTATTTCCCTTACTTCCCCGGTGATAAGGAACTGCAGAGCGACCAGCGACTGACTAACATCTCGCTGAAAGGAATCTTTGCGTTGCCCTATGAGCAGCAGTTGAGTGCCGGACTGGAGTATCGCTACGACTGGTTGAAAGCGCCGATGCGTGTGGCTGGCGGAAAAGCGACTGACAATACCGAAGCACTGTATGTGCAGGACGAGTGGGCACTGCTGGATCCACTCCACATCACAGGCGGTTTGCGACTGACCCGCAATGAGGGATTCGGCACCCGACTGACACCCAAACTGTCAGCCATGCTGAAGTTGGGCGACCTGCGACTGCGAGCCACCTGGAGTCAGGGTTACAAGACACCTACGCCTAAGGAGTTGCACTATCAGTATATCAAGAATATGAATGGTGTGTATCTCTACCTGGGCAATGAAGACCTGAAGGCACAGACCTCGAATTATTTCGGTGCCAGCGTGGAATATACCATCGGGCACCTGACGCTGACCTTGGCGCCTTATATTAATAAGGTGGACCGCATGATCACGCTGGTGACCATACCTACCAAGCAGGCTCCGGGCGAACTGATTACGAAATACGACCCCATCCGTGTGCGTCAATATCAGAATATGGAAGATGCCAAGACCTATGGCGTGGATTTCACCGTGCGCTATCAGGGTAAGCACTTCACCGCTGGTGGTAGCTACAGCTATCTGGACACCGAAGCCAACCAGTATGACACTGAGAACGACGTGATGCAGAAGGTGACCATCGACGGTATGGCGCATCACAAGGCTAACGTATATGCCACCTGGAATCATCAGTTCTCAAAGAAATACCAGTTGGGCGTGGGTATCTACGGACGCTTGAGCAGTAAGCGCTACTATCAGATAGACGGCGACGGCAAGGGTTATCAATTGTGGCGACTCTCAACCAATCATCAGATAGGCCGACTGCTGAAAGTGGATGCCGGTATCGACAACATCTTTGATTTCGTGGACCGCACGCCTCACGGACTGCATTTGGGCACCACCTCGCCAGGCAGAACTATCTATGCCTCGCTCACGCTGAGATTCAATCAAGGTAAGAAACTATCAAATAAGTTTAAGTCTAATTTTAATTACAACAACAATGAAACAGATTAA
- a CDS encoding cobyrinate a,c-diamide synthase, with protein sequence MSNKTAFMIAAPTSGSGKTTIARGLMQWFTQNGYRVQPFKCGPDYIDTKFHTAVCGHPSVNLDTFMTTPAHVRALFAHYGTDADICIVEGMMGLYDGYDRELGSSYDIARVLDIPVILVVDAKSAAYSMTALLSGFIHFRGDVRIAGIIFNKVGSQRHFNMLREVCDELHVKCLGYLPKSPDLEQNSRYLGLDFSQLPESDQLTALLEENIDLPSLKSLTTTLHDEVKSQTRNCEFRHLETKTLIARNHESFSFIYQETLDQFGDVIFFDPEKDVPTFDGIDLLYLPGGYPEKHLEALVPNQACLHAIKKFAEDGGRIVAECGGMMYLCQAIITDDGSFPMCGVLPYSITARKADRKLSLGYRQFTLDGKTYRGHEFHYTQFIGDTPESITQVYNAKGEPVPTPIFRYHNVLASYTHLYQIPSIL encoded by the coding sequence ATGTCGAACAAGACAGCGTTTATGATAGCAGCACCCACCAGTGGTTCAGGCAAGACAACCATTGCCCGAGGCCTGATGCAGTGGTTCACCCAGAACGGTTACCGGGTGCAGCCCTTCAAGTGCGGGCCCGATTATATCGACACTAAATTCCACACAGCTGTCTGTGGGCACCCGTCGGTCAATCTCGATACCTTTATGACTACGCCCGCACACGTACGCGCGCTATTTGCGCACTACGGGACTGATGCTGACATCTGTATCGTCGAAGGTATGATGGGCCTTTATGATGGCTACGATCGCGAACTGGGTTCGTCGTACGACATCGCCCGCGTGCTTGATATTCCCGTGATTCTGGTGGTCGATGCTAAATCGGCAGCCTACTCGATGACAGCCCTCTTATCGGGCTTTATCCACTTCCGCGGCGACGTTCGTATCGCTGGTATAATATTTAACAAAGTTGGTTCGCAGCGCCACTTCAACATGCTGCGCGAAGTGTGCGATGAGCTCCATGTCAAGTGCCTGGGCTACCTGCCTAAATCGCCCGACCTGGAGCAAAATTCACGCTATCTGGGGCTCGATTTCTCACAACTACCCGAGTCAGACCAGTTGACTGCCCTTTTAGAGGAGAATATCGACCTCCCATCTCTCAAAAGTCTCACTACCACGCTCCATGACGAGGTAAAGTCCCAAACAAGAAACTGCGAGTTCCGGCATCTGGAAACGAAAACGCTTATAGCCAGGAATCATGAAAGTTTTTCGTTCATCTATCAGGAGACTTTAGACCAGTTTGGCGACGTCATTTTCTTCGATCCTGAGAAAGATGTGCCAACTTTTGATGGCATCGACCTGCTCTATCTGCCAGGCGGTTATCCTGAGAAGCACCTGGAGGCATTAGTGCCCAATCAGGCTTGTCTGCATGCTATCAAAAAATTTGCGGAAGATGGCGGCAGGATTGTTGCCGAATGTGGCGGTATGATGTACCTCTGTCAAGCCATCATTACCGACGATGGAAGTTTCCCCATGTGCGGTGTACTGCCCTACTCGATCACTGCCCGCAAAGCTGATCGCAAGCTGTCCTTAGGCTACCGCCAGTTCACCCTCGATGGCAAGACCTATCGAGGGCACGAATTCCATTACACGCAATTCATCGGCGATACCCCTGAGAGTATCACCCAAGTCTATAACGCTAAAGGTGAGCCTGTACCAACGCCAATTTTCAGATATCACAACGTACTAGCCAGCTACACGCACCTTTATCAAATACCCAGCATCCTATGA
- a CDS encoding bifunctional cobalt-precorrin-7 (C(5))-methyltransferase/cobalt-precorrin-6B (C(15))-methyltransferase, with protein MKFIVIGITDNPNPYFPPEVMAIIRDGKVFSGGKRHHEIVAPLLPADAEWIDITVPLDAVFDKYSQHASLHSTFGRSQSENTRNSTEIIVFASGDPLFFGFANTIRRKIPDAEIIVYPTFNSLQLLAHRLVMPYHDMRIVSLTGRPWAEFDRALIERAPKIGILTDREHTPATIAQRMTDYGYTDFIMHVGEKLGNPSEEHLSTLSPKEAIHRDFAMPNCIILEHRGAVPPRPFGIPDAAFTLLDGREKMITKMPIRLLTLQALQLTGRHVLWDIGFCTGSVSIEARLQFPHLQIEAFEIRPECESIIQQNTRKFGAPGIHTHIGDFLKTDVSGLPQPDAVFIGGHGGKLKEIIAKLLTVISDNGIIVFNSVTSPKVTTDSHQLWDEACAELGLQQFPPQHIQLNDYNPIEILSCKK; from the coding sequence ATGAAATTCATCGTCATCGGTATCACAGACAACCCCAACCCCTATTTTCCCCCTGAGGTGATGGCCATCATACGCGATGGAAAGGTGTTTTCTGGCGGCAAGCGCCACCATGAGATTGTAGCCCCGCTGCTGCCTGCAGATGCCGAATGGATAGACATCACTGTACCGCTCGATGCCGTATTTGATAAGTACTCTCAACATGCATCACTCCACTCGACCTTTGGTCGCTCGCAAAGCGAGAACACTAGAAACTCAACAGAAATCATCGTCTTTGCTTCTGGGGATCCGCTGTTCTTTGGGTTTGCGAATACGATTCGTAGGAAGATTCCAGATGCTGAAATCATCGTCTATCCTACCTTCAACTCGCTGCAGTTGCTGGCCCACCGATTGGTGATGCCCTATCACGACATGCGTATCGTGTCGCTCACAGGGCGCCCCTGGGCAGAATTCGACAGAGCACTCATCGAGCGCGCACCGAAGATAGGTATTCTAACCGACCGTGAACATACACCTGCCACGATAGCCCAGCGCATGACCGACTACGGATATACCGATTTCATCATGCACGTGGGCGAGAAATTAGGCAATCCATCGGAAGAGCACCTTTCTACGCTTTCGCCGAAAGAGGCAATCCATCGTGATTTTGCCATGCCTAATTGCATCATCCTGGAACACCGTGGCGCAGTGCCACCACGACCATTCGGCATTCCCGATGCAGCCTTCACACTCCTCGACGGGCGCGAAAAGATGATCACCAAGATGCCCATCCGCTTGTTGACGCTGCAGGCCCTCCAGTTGACCGGTCGCCATGTGCTCTGGGATATCGGCTTCTGCACAGGTAGCGTCAGCATCGAGGCGCGCCTGCAGTTCCCACACCTGCAAATAGAGGCTTTCGAGATTCGTCCTGAGTGCGAATCCATCATCCAGCAGAACACTCGGAAGTTTGGCGCGCCAGGCATCCATACCCATATAGGCGACTTCCTAAAGACAGACGTATCAGGCCTGCCCCAACCTGATGCTGTATTCATAGGCGGTCATGGAGGAAAACTTAAAGAAATCATAGCTAAGTTGCTGACAGTCATATCAGATAACGGCATCATTGTATTCAATAGCGTCACCTCACCGAAGGTCACCACCGACAGTCATCAGCTTTGGGATGAAGCCTGTGCCGAACTCGGTTTGCAGCAATTCCCACCCCAACACATACAATTAAATGATTATAACCCCATAGAGATATTATCATGCAAAAAATAG
- the cobM gene encoding precorrin-4 C(11)-methyltransferase, whose amino-acid sequence MQKIAIIQISDAGSEIASQLQCELGAELIQRTDVGNQWAAYDAFVFIGAMGICVRTIAPYIEDKHTDPAVVCIDSFGLNVISVLSGHIGGANDLTRHIAAHLGAHEVITTQSDNAGLWALDTLDKQFNWNMVGFDDINACISAFVNREPTALLMDIRDAGTDFLERTLPDHVTIVNSIDEVTPKRFRLLIQVTPYIIDTPPGVLKVCYVPKVGVLGFGLASHPANYEHILEEIDEAITDNDIMPCYKRFCTIDVKRDEEFCAKLQKETNSEVVYYTGEELAKVEVPNPSETVEKHVGTPSVCEAAAILGSNHGKLILPKIKGKNWTAALAIDHKYLREQKGHIEIVGAGPGDPDLVSVRGRKMLERADLILYAGSLVPKALTECHKPGAVVRSSADMALEEQCELMKKFYDEGKFIVRLHTGDPCIFGAIQEQMAFFDANHMEYHITPGISSFLAAAAELQSQFTIPERCQTIILTRGEGRTPMPEKEQLHLLAKSQSTMCIFLSASIVDDVQRELLQEYPEDTPVAACYHLTWPDQKIYRGVLKDLAQIVHDNHLTLTTMLVVGEAIDNRQGLSELYSKNFTHLFRKGKA is encoded by the coding sequence ATGCAAAAAATAGCCATCATACAGATTAGCGATGCTGGCAGCGAAATCGCCAGTCAGTTGCAGTGCGAACTCGGTGCCGAACTCATCCAACGAACCGATGTTGGTAACCAATGGGCAGCCTATGATGCCTTCGTTTTCATCGGTGCCATGGGCATCTGCGTGCGCACCATCGCCCCTTACATCGAAGACAAGCATACCGACCCGGCCGTGGTCTGCATCGACAGTTTTGGGCTCAACGTCATCTCCGTTCTCTCCGGCCATATCGGTGGCGCCAACGACTTGACACGCCACATTGCCGCCCATCTTGGTGCGCACGAAGTGATCACCACCCAGAGCGACAATGCCGGACTGTGGGCACTCGACACGTTGGACAAGCAGTTCAACTGGAATATGGTGGGGTTTGACGATATCAACGCGTGCATCAGCGCTTTCGTGAATCGCGAGCCCACTGCACTGCTCATGGATATCCGCGACGCAGGTACCGACTTTCTGGAGCGCACCCTGCCCGACCATGTCACCATCGTCAACAGCATAGATGAGGTTACCCCCAAAAGATTCAGACTGCTTATCCAGGTGACGCCCTACATCATCGACACCCCACCAGGCGTACTCAAGGTGTGCTATGTGCCAAAGGTAGGCGTACTGGGATTTGGTCTGGCTAGTCATCCAGCCAACTACGAGCACATCCTTGAAGAAATCGACGAGGCCATCACTGACAACGATATCATGCCTTGCTACAAGCGCTTCTGCACCATCGATGTGAAGCGGGATGAGGAGTTCTGCGCCAAACTCCAAAAAGAAACAAATAGCGAGGTGGTATATTACACCGGCGAGGAGTTGGCCAAAGTAGAAGTACCCAATCCCAGCGAAACCGTAGAGAAACATGTGGGCACGCCCTCAGTCTGCGAGGCAGCGGCTATTCTCGGTTCCAACCACGGCAAACTGATTCTTCCTAAGATAAAAGGTAAGAACTGGACGGCGGCCTTGGCCATCGACCACAAATACCTGCGCGAGCAGAAAGGACACATAGAGATTGTAGGCGCAGGCCCTGGCGATCCCGATTTGGTAAGTGTACGAGGACGCAAGATGCTCGAAAGGGCTGATTTGATACTCTATGCAGGCTCACTTGTTCCAAAGGCTTTGACGGAGTGCCACAAGCCAGGAGCAGTAGTTCGTTCGTCAGCTGATATGGCACTCGAGGAACAATGCGAGCTGATGAAGAAGTTCTATGACGAGGGCAAATTCATCGTGCGCCTCCATACAGGCGACCCATGTATCTTTGGCGCTATCCAGGAACAGATGGCCTTCTTCGATGCCAACCACATGGAATACCATATCACTCCAGGCATCAGCTCGTTTCTGGCGGCAGCAGCCGAACTGCAGAGTCAGTTCACGATTCCAGAGCGCTGTCAGACGATTATTCTGACCCGTGGCGAAGGACGCACACCCATGCCCGAGAAAGAACAGTTGCACCTGTTGGCCAAGAGTCAGAGCACGATGTGCATCTTCCTCTCAGCCAGTATCGTAGATGATGTGCAGCGCGAACTGCTGCAGGAGTACCCCGAGGATACGCCCGTAGCTGCCTGCTATCACCTTACCTGGCCCGACCAGAAGATCTATCGCGGAGTACTTAAAGATTTAGCTCAGATAGTTCACGATAACCACTTGACGCTCACCACGATGCTCGTTGTTGGAGAGGCTATCGACAACCGTCAAGGACTGTCTGAACTCTATTCAAAAAACTTCACTCATCTATTCCGAAAAGGCAAAGCATGA